ACGGAAAAAGTCACGTGGTCGTCAGGCTTCCTGTTCACCTGGAGGGTCGTCAGAACGTGTACTTTGAGCCGGGCCAAGAAGAAGAACGTCTACAGAACCAAGCTGTGCGTCACACGAAACTCACGCAGCTCTTCGCGCTCTACGCGACCAACGCGGATGCTCGACAATACTTGTACCACGACATACCGATACATTACACCTGGCAGGTTCCGCGGCCAGAATGAAATCTCGGAAATGTCAGACAATGGTGTCCACGGCTGATTCGGATGACGAACGTGACGTTGGCTCGGATGTACGTAGTGAACCCACTGCCAGTGATGGGCGATTCATGTCGGTGAATCGATTTTTGAATCGATTTGAatcgaaatgaaaaaaatcgttgcccaaaaaatcgattttccaaaaaatcgattcttaaaattaagattttttaaaacactaaATGGCGCTTTTTGACTTGTTTTAGCTCGCCCCAGgttcataattcatattgattcatatattataaaggttttcTTTTCCATACTCATTAATCAGTGCGAGTACTCCCTACTGCGAGTAGTCCCGATTTCGGAGAGAGTAAACACTGTGAGTGTTGTAATCCTATAGGGCCTATAACAAAGCAACGGAAACTTGCCACTTCAATGACAGTGTCAATGGACAGTTTGTCCAGTTGGTCACAGGGGGGCGGATGATACgccttaattttttaattttttaaaatgttattgaataaattaccaaatttaaaatgtttttacttaacataatatatataatgtattgccCACATAAAACATCCATTCAGAAGTACAAATAGTTGTCATgtattttgaaatactttattatattttggtaattaaacagttgttaatataatcacaaattaattaaattattttactagatCAAGTATACCATATGACATAATGTGCTACACACAGTTATTGATGTCAAATAATGTACACTGACTTGTGTGtagtaatgtttattaaaatttaaacacaattaattcaataattcacaAATAATTGAACACTGATACaattaacacattatattaaatttaaatatttgaaaaaataagaaatacaataaagatataatattgattttattgaaaatgtcttATTCTAATTGCCAATCATTTACTGACAGTGATCCAAGAAAAAGGAGTTTATTAAGGTTATCACCTGTTAACCTATTACGACTATCAGTCATAACTTGACCTGCTTTAGAAAAAAGACGTTCCAAAGGTTCAGAAGTAGCTACCATTCCTAAATAAAgatctacaattttttttaaatgaggaTAAATGTGTCCATGAATATCccaaaaacttaaaacattatCAGTTAATGGCACTGTCGGTTGGTTTAAGTAATGCTTAAGATCTGTAGGCATTTCGTTGACATTTAAGCTTGGTTCAGCTAAGGCTTTTTTTGACACTAACTGTTTATTTACTGCCCATAAGCTATCAGGGTCATCTTCAGAAGAACTTTCATTATGTGAACTGGTTTCATTGGAGTCAGTTCTaagttctaaattttttttttttaattgcattgaTGGATTTTGAAGAAGCCACTGCACTATTGGAATGTAAGGTTTTAAAACGGGGATCAAGAATTGTGGCTATGGAAAGAATTTCCACATACTCTACTCTACCAAATCTGGTTTGTAAATTGTTACTTAAATTCGATTTTAAAGCCGAAGCAACAACACCATTCACTTCTactgattcaattttttttatcaagcaaTGCATCAATGGGATAATTTTACTAcctgttatatatttttgggcACATAATTCTTTAGTAGCAGCTTCGAAAGGTTTTAGTAGATGCATGATTTCTTTAGCAATAAACAGCTCAGAAccagttaggttaggttaggttaggttatggtAGGACCTTTAGGGAACTTCACGATAATAGATGCTACATGGTCAGAACAATTAATAAACCTGTCTAACATATAATACACAGAATTCCACCTTGTTGAAACTGATTGCTTTAATTTAAATGCACAGACTTTAAGTGGGCCACTGGACCGGGACCGTTTCCACTTGAGATTGCTACTTCTGAACCGAAGAGGCCCGCAGTCCTTTCAAGACTTAAGGACGGTGGACGGGGTCGTTCACGAAACATTCACCGCGGCTGCGGTTGCACTCGGACTATTGGAAGACGACCGAGCGTGGCGGGATTGTTTGACGGAATCGGTGACGTTGGACACACCGCGGCAACTGCAGTATCTGTTCGTCACTATACTGGTGTTCTGCCAGCCCTCCAACTGTCGGGCGTTGTACGAGGCGAACGAAGCAAACATGATGGAAGACTTCGACCGCGCGAGGGCCGCGTGTATGGGCGGCCATCGAGGATCTACTTCGTGCGCACGGAAAGTCGCCGGTCGACTAAGAATTGCCCCTCGCCGACCCCCGTCTACTGGAACCACTGCAGCAGGACGATGCGCTGTTCCGAGAAATAGACGCGGCGGCACGGTGGGCCCCACAAGTGGAAGCCTTGAATGCCGAACAGCGAACGGTGTACGACCACGTGATGGGCGGGCCGTCGACGACCCGCGCGAGGTGTCGCGAACTTTNNNNNNNNNNNNNNNNNNNNNNNNNNNNNNNNNNNNNNNNNNNNNNNNNNNNNNNNNNNNNNNNNNNNNNNNNNNNNNNNNNNNNNNNNNNNNNNNNNNNNNNNNNNNNNNNNNNNNNNNNNNNNNNNNNNNNNNNNNNNNNNNNNNNNNNNNNNNNNNNNNNNNNNNNNNNNNNNNNNNNNNNNNNNNNNNNNNNNNNNNNNNNNNNNNNNNNNNNNNNNNNNNNNNNNNNNNNNNNNNNNNNNNNNNNNNNNNNNNNNNNNNNNNNNNNNNNNNNNNNNNNNNNNNNNNNNNNNNNNNNNNNNNNNNNNNNNNNNNNNNNNNNNNNNNNNNNNNNNNNNNNNNNNNNNNNNNNNNNNNNNNNNNNNNNNNNNNNNNNNNNNNNNNNNNNNNNNNNNNNNNNNNNNNNNNNNNNNNNNNNNNNNNNNNNNNNNNNNNNNNNNNNNNNNNNNNNNNNNNNNNNNNNNNNNNNNNNNNNNNNNNNNNNNNNNNNNNNNNNNNNNNNNNNNNNNNNNNNNNNNNNNNNNNNNNNNNNNNNNNNNNNNNNNNNNNNNNNNNNNNNNNNNNNNNNNNNNNNNNNNNNNNNNNNNNNNNNNNNNNNNNNNNNNNNNNNNNNNNNNNNNNNNNNNNNNNNNNNNNNNNNNNNNNNNNNNNNNNNNNNNNNNNNNNNNNNNNNNNNNNNNNNNNNNNNNNNNNNNNNNNNNNNNNNNNNNNNNNNNNNNNNNNNNNNNNNNNNNNNNNNNNNNNNNNNNNNNNNNNNNNNNNNNNNNNNNNNNNNNNNNNNNNNNNNNNNNNNNNNNNNNNNNNNNNNNNNNNNNNNNNNNNNNNNNNNNNNNNNNNNNNNNNNNNNNNNNNNNNNNNNNNNNNNNNNNNNNNNNNNNNNNNNNNNNNNNNNNNNNNNNNNNNNNNNNNNNNNNNNNNNNNNNNNNNNNNNNNNNNNNNNNNNNNNNNNNNNNNNNNNNNNNNNNNNNNNNNNNNNNNNNNNNNNNNNNNNNNNNNNNNNNNNNNNNNNNNNNNNNNNNNNNNNNNNNNNNNNNNNNNNNNNNNNNNNNNNNNNNNNNNNNNNNNNNNNNNNNNNNNNNNNNNNNNNNNNNNNNNNNNNNNNNNNNNNNNNNNNNNNNNNNNNNNNNNNNNNNNNNNNNNNNNNNNNNNNNNNNNNNNNNNNNNNNNNNNNNNNNNNNNNNNNNNNNNNNNNNNNNNNNNNNNNNNNNNNNNNNNNNNNNNNNNNNNNNNNNNNNNNNNNNNNNNNNNNNNNNNNNNNNNNNNNNNNNNNNNNNNNNNNNNNNNNNNNNNNNNNNNNNNNNNNNNNNNNNNNNNNNNNNNNNNNNNNNNNNNNNNNNNNNNNNNNNNNNNNNNNNNNNNNNNNNNNNNNNNNNNNNNNNNNNNNNNNNNNNNNNNNNNNNNNNNNNNNNNNNNNNNNNNNNNNNNNNNNNNNNNNNNNNNNNNNNNNNNNNNNNNNNNNNNNNNNNNNNNNNNNNNNNNNNNNNNNNNNNNNNNNNNNNNNNNNNNNNNNNNNNNNNNNNNNNNNNNNNNNNNNNNNNNNNNNNNNNNNNNNNNNNNNNNNNNNNNNNNNNNNNNNNNNNNNNNNNNNNNNNNNNNNNNNNNNNNNNNNNNNNNNNNNNNNNNNNNNNNNNNNNNNNNNNNNNNNNNNNNNNNNNNNNNNNNNNNNNNNNNNNNNNNNNNNNNNNNNNNNNNNNNNNNNNNNNNNNNNNNNNNNNNNNNNNNNNNNNNNNNNNNNNNNNNNNNNNNNNNNNNNNNNNNNNNNNNNNNNNNNNNNNNNNNNNNNNNNNNNNNNNNNNNNNNNNNNNNNNNNNNNNNTCGGGCTAAACGGAGAGAAAGTTTGACAACCTCTCGTGGTTCTCTCCGGATGCGAATTCACTATGATGTGAATTCGTAACTAATGTCAAACAATGTATGTAATGTCTGTGTTATTTGTAATGgaacattttaagattttattccACACGTTAAGATTCTAATGTACCTatgttgtataatgtaaataacattaataagttaatttcaCTATGTtcccaatatttataaaatttgctgtaaattaatggaaaatgtattaatgattgaactttattttactttactttacaataattgacattgtattaattttttattcactaaAAGAGTATTAGTTTTAGTAAATTTCactatgtttacaatatttataatattttcactaaaCTACTTAATTAATGGTTaagattttacttaattttattactattatattactactgtTTGCACACTATTtcacatataggtaattattggatataattttccataatataatttttacaatatttatataattgacattttattaattgttttactcACTAAAATAGTGTTGGTTTTTTGTTAAACACCATTTAATAGTTGTATTTCTTTCTTCTTGGTTTTAATAAGCAATTTCACTATGTTCACTCTATATCACTGTCAACTgctgtttatttatttgcattgtattaattatttaatagttgtatTTCTTTCTTCTTcgttttatctaataataacattaataatatgttttgtacacTAAATCACTGTGAACCGTTGTTAATTAATGTATACTGTATTAATGATtgcaattttactttattttatttgtattgtatttctttcttctttgtttttatgtaattatatgttattaatatgtaaatttcacTGTActcacaatatttataatattttgtacactgTATATACCTGGACtacttgattaatttatattgtattaatggtTGAGATTTGACtaaattttattactattattttacttaaacatttgaacaatattaacacatttgaagttatacctatttgttttacTCATTAATAGTAATACTCATTTTTActcattaataacaatacatactAATTAATGACATCTTACTACATGCACATCTTTATATATCCCATGCAATACCTTAAGTTTTTTCACTGACATTCTTAGAACCCTTATTTCTGTTTGTTGTGTTGTAATAGTATGAActacctgtatatatattgGTAACTAATACCAATTTAAAGAATCATTCATAcagtacacacataatattaatataaaaaagttgaaaaggaaaagaaattaaataaagtcatggtgttatagtatttattgattatctgaaaaaaaacaaaacaaataaaagtagCAAATTTTTTGTTGAGAAAATATGTTCCTGTTAAAAACTTACAGTTGTCTGCTATCACAgcctgaaaaaaatatgtttaattagaaTCATCAATATCAAAAActtaagtatctatataatataggtacttacattgtTGCACACCGGCGTCATACGAATCGTCTGAGATTTTCtggaaataatgtaataataatacaatagatttatcaatatcaaacatttaaatatttcaatatatccTTACGGCATTCGCTGGCGGTGACGACAACGCCGTCACGTAGGTACAGCTCTGCTGTTTGGTCTTCTAGCTGAAAATAATTCTATTGATTA
This window of the Acyrthosiphon pisum isolate AL4f unplaced genomic scaffold, pea_aphid_22Mar2018_4r6ur Scaffold_437;HRSCAF=872, whole genome shotgun sequence genome carries:
- the LOC103311032 gene encoding zinc finger BED domain-containing protein 4-like, whose amino-acid sequence is MHLLKPFEAATKELCAQKYITGSKIIPLMHCLIKKIESVEVNGVVASALKSNLSNNLQTRFVQWLLQNPSMQLKKKNLELRTDSNETSSHNESSSEDDPDSLWAVNKQLVSKKALAEPSLNVNEMPTDLKHYLNQPTVPLTDNVLSFWDIHGHIYPHLKKIVDLYLGMVATSEPLERLFSKAGQVMTDSRNRLTGDNLNKLLFLGSLSVNDWQLE